DNA sequence from the Armigeres subalbatus isolate Guangzhou_Male chromosome 1, GZ_Asu_2, whole genome shotgun sequence genome:
gtaagctttcaatgttccttccgcacacacgaggtggagaacagtcttgaaggtatacagctagaatttagtatggaagtACAATAAAATCTCTTCtattgtttagaactgcaaaacaagtcgtgggtacaaaaaatctaaaaattatttgttgctttttgacctagctttcatattgatgcgatgcgtaggtgatgagaacggatgatttgtccatacaaggaaattcattttactttataagttgtggcgccatctcgttcaaacagcaaattttttttttgccctaTTATCGGCGCATTCCGAAGGGACTTGAgaatagagatgtcgcaaattaatcgattacttcgattaatcgattcatcgttgtgataatcgattaattttgaatcgattattaccaaacgattaatcgattgattaatcgagaggaatcgagagtaatcgattagttactaatcgaataatcaggattttacgacatcataaggatgtcgcaattTATTTGATTACCTCGATTGATCGATTCATCGTtttgataatcgattaattttgaatcgattactatccaacgattaatcgattcaataatcgacaaggatcgagagtaatcgattagttactaatcgattaatcggaattttacgacatctctacttgagaatgcctctgaaactTGAACCAAGCGCCTGATCTATCGTCGCCTTGACAAATCGTGTCAGCTTATCTGGAAATCCATGTTCGTGCAttaactgccatagctggtcccgatcgattgcatCATTTACGACTTTGAGtagatgaatagatgatgtgtggacatGTTACAGCAATACCTAGCGTACGGTGAACAACTGGTCCGTGCTAGTAAGCTTTGTTAGTTCTCATGCTCTGGATGGCCATTTGGATCTGTAGCAATGGCGGTGGTTTGGTATTGGCCTAGCTGGCAATTGAAAAAGTTGTTTCAAATGCTTTAGTTGGTCAGCTGGGTCGGTCAGACCAACCGTGTCTTTCACAGGGATCGTCGCATTTATCTTCAACCCGCTTGGATGTCTTGGCACATACTTTAGATATCCTACAGGAGgctaatctatataataaaaatgaaatggtctgtgttcgtatccgcataacacgAAAACGGcaggatggattttcttcattccttcagcagaaacgttcattatcgtttccgacgggtttatatgatatttcctcatgcgaaaattatgAGTAAGGTTGAGCAATActtaaaaaactaaaattaagattcgtatggaaactttgcatgggcagttcggaacgcgcattttcgcctactatgcaggacaacgtctgccgggtcgactagtattttTATACTTTCTGGTGGCAGTCTATTGGTCATTACGCTGTTATCATTCTGAATATCTGCAAGACACTTCCACAGCGATCTCAATGTCGTCGatagaaataaattatttatgtaTGAGACCATACTAAGCTTTGACAGTCGGATATGTAACCATGTATACGACCCAGTTAGCATAatttctattatttatttaaacaaaCAGCACGGTACGAATACAGCATTAGAACAACCGAAAACTATTTACTCCTCAGTCCTAGCATAGACAAAAGCTCGACGAACAAAAAGCATATTTATCTCCTCGGAACGAACCACCCCGATTGGGCCCCTTACTCCCTCGCATCCTGAAATCGCTCTTCATCCTGTCCATCGTCAACGTCTCCGTCGTCATTATCAGCGCCCTCTTCTGTTTCTTCATCGTCAATTCGCTCCAACATCAAAACTGGGGCATCGGCTTGCACGGCAGCATCGGCATTGGCGTTGACCACCCGGCGACTGAAATCGATCACCTGGTACACAATGTCACCATCACTATCATCGTCGTCATCGGTCAACAATCCTCCCCCACCTAAACCGCCTTGAGCCGCAAGCAGCTGGCGGCGTCGTTGCCGTCTCAGTTGTATCCGTCGCTGATGCTGGGCCTGCATTTGTTGCCTATCTTCCCGTTCCTCGCTATCAATGTCATTGTGATCGGTTTCAATGTCATTGTCATTGCTACGGGACGCACTGGATTCGTTAACCGATTTCACCTTGATGTTGTTTCCCGACAACCCGTAGAAACTTTTCGGCAGATAATTATTCCTGGTGGCCACAAACTTCCATCCTAAATGTTGCCGACAGTTGGCGCAAAGCTAAAAATTGGAAAGTTTTTTTATAGCGTTTACATTAAATTGTCACGATTTTTACATAAGTCATTTATTACGTTTAACGTGCATAACGTATTATAAGcatattgagcatgagcatgagcattatgaccgcacaattcgtagttgctactccgtgattaactgaacttgcgaaattgtacagagaacacaatgaatggggcttgggattagctacccattctcaatgtacacgtttcgggagctcaaatatttaaagtcaataacggcgccggccacgtccttacggtcatataggaatggaaggattgttagtccgactctcgttgctactagagaccgagtatacctctgcatctccacgattgtctcgggataggatatcgtcttagttacaaaggataatttatctggattcactttggtaagcgatgcgatctatgggatgggaaatgacactaatacgagttaaaagttaaaaagcatgcacgcccggtggcatatgaaagctaaggagattcgcgttttggacgaccgcacggaagcgcagcactctgtactcacttgttcgatggctacagcaaactattgaagaactcgcTTTTTTTGACCGCGCGCGAcgtgcgcatgagccaccgaacacaagatagatactttatttctttcccgacgactaaaacacgcactgcacttacttgttcgatagctactcttattaccggcggcgcaatgcagaacaaatattttggccgatcgcgtcatcgttctgcagtccgaaacaggagaaatcacgcactgaactgatttttattaccggcggcgcaatgcagaacaaatatttcagccgatcgcgtcatcgttctgcagtccgaaacaagagaaatctcgcactgaactgatttttattaccggccgcgcaatgcagaacaaatatttcagccgatcgcgtcatcgttctgcagtccgaaacaagagaaatcacgcactgaactgatttttattaccggccgcgaaatgcagaacaaatattttggccgatcgcgtcatcgttctgcagtccgaaacaagagaaatcacgcactgaactgatttttattaccggccgcgcaatgcagaacaaatatttcagccgatcgcgtcatcgttctgcagtccgaaacaggagaaatcacgcactgaactgatttttattaccggccgcgcaatgcagaacaaatatttcagccgatcgcgtcatcgttctgcagtccgaaacaagagaaatcacgcactgaactgatttttattaccggccgcgcaatgcagaacaaatatttcagccgatcgcgtcatcgttctgcagtccgaaacaaaagaaatcacgcactgaactgatttttattaccggccgcgcaatgcagaacaaatattttggccgatcgcgtcatcgttctgcagtccgaaacaagagaaatcacgcactgaactgatttttattaccggccgcgcaatgcagaacaaatattttggccgatcgcgtcatcgttctgcagtccgaaacaagagaaatcacgcactgaactccatAACGTATTATAAGCATATTTAAGAAAAATTTTACTCACCGTAATCTGCCACGAGTATCCAGGGAACCAGCTGAACTCCGTCGATGGTCGATCCACTGTGAAAGTCGAATTTTCTTTAGTCTTATAAATAGTCAGGGTTTCATGCACATATCCGGACGGGTTACAATAGCTTGTTTGCACCCCTTGTTTATTCATGGCAAAGATATCGTTATAGCTCCCGATTTCGTTTTCGCATCGTTTACACATAAAGTAGCACATCTGTTGAGAATAATAATGATGTTTTAGTTTACTGtcctaaaaaaataatttcacaacAGCCTTACATGGTCCAGTGATTTGTTGATCACCAACATTCTGCTGATCACGGCATCAGCCTGGTAGATCAACTTACGATCGCGTTCGTCGATCGGTATGTTCCGGGCCAGCCAGAAGGACAACTTAACCGGATCGCTTGGTACGCTAGTTATCTTGAGAAATGCAAGGTAGCGATCTACCTTTGTCAGGACATCTTCCGTGCCGTAGAAATCGTAGACGAACTTCGGCCATGTCATTGCATGGGAAACAAAAGACTTGAATCTCTGCGAGTATGTTTTGCTATTGCTGACTGCATACCGTTTCATCAGATTCGAACAGCTGCTCAGCAATGGATCCGGGAGGATTATCTCCGGCAGTATTTTGATCTCGGCCCTTCTATTTGGGACCTGGCGAACGACGTGGAACCTTTGCTGAGCTACTGTTTTTAGTATAATGGATCCGTTGAGGTCCCGTTCGCCTCTCTCGAAGACTTGACACGTGACCCCGTAGATGTAGTTGTCCGGAAAAGTAGTCCTAAATAGTAAACCAAACTTTACGCCATCGGATTGATCATCGTAGTTTAGGGATGCCGCGTTGAGGATCATTGGCACGATCTCCCCCGGGAAAACAATCGAATGGTGGCTGTAGACCGGAAGACAATAAGTTTTCCCCGGTTCCAAATAGTCAACTCCTTCGACTCGCTCCAACTTACCAAGGTACTGGAAATATGAAACATGAGGTTAGCTAAATTTTGTATGTTGATGTCACTTTCTGCAAGCTGATTACTTTTCAGGGGTTGCGGTAACGACAGATGAGTGAGAAAAGTTCTGGCATCAGATAATACAGGTGGTTCAAAACAACACTTGAGAAATGTATCGTCTATGGTATTTTTCCTAACATTTTGGTCAGGCCTTTACAAATAACGCTAAATAATGCTATAGTCGCAGCGGAGGTGGCAGGACGACAAGAGTGATTGAATAAATCCACCATCGCAGAGATGTAAGAAGTTGAATGTCAAGCAGACATAGGGTGCGGTCGAAGTGTAATAGGTATGTAACCGTACATATGTAACAAATCATAAATGACTGACTGGTTTTGAGTTGTTAGGACGCCGGATCGACCTCAGCATCATATCAGTTGATATCGAACATAAGCGCGTCAgtattttacctttctcgtacaacattGCTGTTATACCTACCTAAAGGATATCATTGCACTCCATAAACTCTCTGtcagtgtgtatgtgtgcggaAAACAGCTAATAGAAACATTgaccaacttttcatatagaaaACCTTAgctgattttcttgcaacaagttgctttTAACTACTTTTGGTCACTACTAAATTTGATAGGgagaaagacggctttggcaggttttgttctattattggcaggggggtttttgtcgaccaaattttatgaaatttggccacaatattctttgatatgcaaagaatgcttaggccaaatttgagcctattcagtcataaaaaacccccctgccaataatagaacaaaacctgccaaagccgtcattccccctacttatAAGCCATTGCTTTTGGAATTTAAgacttcttcaatggctctgcaTGCCAGAATCAAATCAGACCtttgtacaaaaacgaattcggaactcctaagaagaagcaaaaatatgtttgaagttcagtaccgatgcatggtcaaaatcagtattatcccacttattgttgagccgaaactgattgaggagCGCGCCTTTGAGGGTTGGCGCCAtttctcgaagggtataaataacagtaccttaatctaaagaggccttacattaagtttgagaaatatctgaataaaaaacgactacttcaaatgcactaaacaaatgacacgggtatactacaaaagttcaatgaaatggacgcagtggttcatcccgaacaaaaaaaacccGAAGACATCATAGACCGGACTGAGAATGGaaatcgccatctccggattggcaatcctacgcctttgctcgctaggCACTGGACTACTGGAGACcttgaaagttatgaagaaactGATTTATTAAACGATACatggttggtgtcttggctaaatgtgGAGAAGGTTATATCACTACTAGGAGAATATATTTTAGGATTTTTAAAAATCCCTATATACAGATCACATTGACatgatcttcttcttattggcttacatccccacactggcaCAGAGctgcctcacagcttagtgttcatcaagcacttccacagttattaactgcgaggtttctaagccaagttaccatttttgcatgcccaggcaagtcgagacaatttccaatccgaaaattgcctagaccggtaccgggaatcgaacccagccaccctcagcatggtcttgctttgtagccgcgcgtcgtaccgcacggctaaggagggccccctacaGATCACAGATAAAAACTAGGGTGCGTATATTCCTTGGTTTCAATCtaacataaaaataacaaaataaggaTGCATAATGATCACGCCCTCAAGCGTTGGGCTTGTCACAAAAAAGCCTCCAACGGCCACAGGTCGTTGGTTTCGGACATATCAACAACCGAGGGTAATCAGAGTAGATCGCCGCAAACTAGAAACTGGGTGACTCAACGAAGAAATAGTACGGAATATGAAGGACGAGAAGGGAAAATTGGTGCTAACTAGTCAAATCAAGATAATTAACAGTGAAAATTGGTGATCATCTTATTAAATGATTCTATTAAAACGGATATCCCGGGATCCCTCGTAAATATTACCCTCTGGTGATTAGATCAAACTCCATCTAAGTATGTTCCTGTCCCATTGCTCAAGATGAAAATAAATTACTACTCGCACTTACCGCATGCTCCGTTGGAAGTTCTGTATTGTAAATCTCCGCCTCAGTCGATTGCTGCTGTTCGCGGTTTTGAATATAATCGTCGAACAGTCGGTCCGCGTCTGAATCGTCCAGCCCGTTTTCCGACGAATTGCTGGACCGTTCATCCATTCCATTCTCCGAGGAAgaatcaccaccaccaccaccatctaCAATGCTCATGTCGGAATCCGCATCCTGGGCTGCTTCCCCGGCGGCAGGGTTGGCACTCACGTTTTCTTCCACGGCCGGTGAAGGGTTCACATGCACATCTAAACCTGGATTTCCGCCAGCGTCGAGATCGGAATCATCATCCTGCTGCTGGATCGATGGCTGCACAAATCGCATCCGGTTCATGCGTTGACTGTGTCCAGGATCGCGTTCTGTTGACTCGGGCTGAGCAATGGCGGGCTGGTTTGAGGATTCTTCCAAACGTTCATCCGCTGGCTCATCGTTTTCCATTTTAGCACaaagtaaatatattttttagaaaatttctgCTGCAAAAatttactttgttttttttctatgaCGATGTTGACATCTTTTGTTTATAATTACACTCGGCAGTGCTGCCATATAAACTGAAAATATCTCACAAGGGTCTGTGTCGTCAGGCCGAAAAACCAAATAGGTATACCTAtaccagaattttatttttaatgttgaatataaatattatcaatttcccaccttatcggccgcgacgatttgaaatcgtcgcaaagcaaattgacgccaaaatagtcgccagcagaaatgaccataagatctgtcaaatcaactgtgaacaaaattttgcAAACTCAATAATCACATTTATTCCCAAAATTGGGCCCGATTTTCATGCAGATTGACATGATTTACTAATAAAACTAACACAGTTTTAGAATTATGaagttggcgacgattttgaagGTGCTTGAAAAATagtcggcgcgttttgttatCAAGGAAACAGTCAAtatacactcagaaataaaataaatctgtGAAAGCATTGAAATAAACCTTTTTAGCTATTTTTTACTTTTAAACTAAGCATAGTTTAATATGTATACTGCCTAGTAATGTAGTTTATACTAAGCTGGAATATCacgaacatatttttatttagcATTctgttttcgcattttttttcatttacttGCCACCGCGCGTTGGGTTTGTGATTTCCGGAAAATTGTCCATCgtagttttttttatagttcCATCCTCGGTTCCGTCACGAGTGTTTATTAATTCCCCGTTAAAGCAACCGTTTCTACATAGCGGAAAATGCACATGGATAATGACCGTTCGCTGGCCCGTTTTGGCGATTTGCAAAGCAACGGTAGCTCTTCTTCAAGGATGACGACTGCAACATCCGCGGAGCGGCTATATAATGGTTCCCGCTTTTAATCTGTGCCATACATACGAGTATCATGGCTCGAAGCATTTGGATTGTCCGAGGAATGCCTGAGGTGCCACTGGCGCTCAAAACAGCTTCGCCGCGAGAAGTCATTCCAGAACCTGCACGATGCGGGACGGATAGATTTGGTATTTTTGTGGATCATCCGATCGAAAGAACCGGAAACCCTTGTGTCGGCATGTGAATGTTATTTTGGTAAGCCAGCAtgttacaaaaaataaatagcatacattttgtttatatcaattgggttgtttaggtgtatatatgtttttacatattctgaatctgcataaaaataTGAGCCGAACCCCAATTtctcagaatttttggagcctcggaactatttttaatttgcattttaaatttatatgggactaaaaatttgttcttatgctgcatgggccaactgtcattctatgaatgttagtgtcattctatcgatcaaaatggcttattgtttgctatacaaaaatgaaaataaaaggtttacaagcaaaataaaaatatgttggagatcagaaaagcatcctatttatgttaaactataaaaaacctcatatttttctctgctcaacaacccaatttcattattttttcccaGATCCTCGAGCCTAAAGCAAAAGTGCTTCACCTCCATGAAATAATATACGCTTACAGttgcgattcgctggttgggccacgacctcggcccaactaacgaattcgtttttttagttgggtcaactgacagtcatttgaacacgtgtatttcgacttgaacatcacaaatgatgtccagtgacggccaatcccgttttccgtgttaacattgaattttgacgtacagttgctttttagttgagccatggcccaaccagcggaggcccaactacaaagtgacccaagtattaagatcccaaccagcgaatcccgactgtattgCTTTCTATCTGGTGCTAATGATAATGAAACATTCTTGGTAAGACAGCTAAGCACGTAGGACCAAAATCACTCGCACCCCACCTACTTTATGTTCAGCGAAACAACTAGGCCCCGTTCCCGTTTATTCCCGTATTGTCGAGCTTCTCCATCCTCGGCGGAAGACAGCCAAGCGCAGGATAATGGCTAGCCACACGCATTTTGTTCCAGTTTAACGAGTCAACTAGGTCCGGTTCCGTACCGCTAGGTAGTCCACAAACGATTGCATaacatcatttttttcaaagattttttaaaaataaatctgataaaaattgtactttgattttgatttttatgttttcaattattagaaacaaaacaaaaacaaacaaacataacCTATAAATCATTCTTGAATCCAAAATAAACTAAACAATAATAAAGCTCATTTATACTAaagaacgatttttttaaagttatacTATCTTGGTATTGTTGGATGAAATACGAgtttggggtcaaccaggcgaatagccattTAGAATGACTTTTAACCTATTTAGGGGTTGGATTatttatcaattggataattaaactgaaattaaacttagaagtgacatttcatattattatttaatcagactaaggccgaagtggcctgtgcggtatataagagtcttctccattcggctcggtccatggctacacgtcgccaaccacgcagtctacggagggtccgcaagtcatcttccacctgatcgatccaccttgcccgctgcgcacctcgccttcttgtgcctgtcggatcgttggcgagaaccattttcaccgggttactgtccgacattctggctacgtgcccggcccatcgcagtcgtccgattttcgcggtgtgaacgatggatggttctcccaacagctgatgcaattcgtggttcattcgcctcctccacgtaccgtccgccatctgcaccccaccatagatggtacgcagcactttcctttcgaaaactccaagtgcgcgttggtcctccacgagcatcgtccaggtctcgtgtccgtagaggactaccggtctaattagcgttttgtagattgtcagtttggtacggcggcgaactctattcgatcggagcgtcttgcggagtccaaagtacgtacgatttccaaccactatgcgtctccgaatttctctgctggtgtcattttcggcagtcaccagtgagcccaagtacacaaattcttctaccacctcgatttcgtcaccaccgatgcaaactcgcggtgggtggctcacattgtcttctcttgaacctcttcctatcatgtacttcgtcttcgacgtgttgatgactagtccgatccgcttagcttccctcttcagtctgatgtaggcttcctccatcttctcaaagttacgtgccataatatctatgtcgtcggcgaaaccaaatagctggacggacttattgaaaattgtaccattcGTGTTAatacctgctcttcgtattaccccttccaaaacgatgttgaatagcaaacacgaaagaccaccaccttgccgtaaccctctgcgaatttcgaagggactctgaaactcgaactacgcacatcactcgatccatcgtcgctttgatcaaccgtgtcagtttatccggaaaaccgtgttcgtgcattagctgccatagctggtcccgatcgattgtatcatatgcggctttgaagtcgatgaat
Encoded proteins:
- the LOC134222084 gene encoding protein cereblon-like, with the protein product MENDEPADERLEESSNQPAIAQPESTERDPGHSQRMNRMRFVQPSIQQQDDDSDLDAGGNPGLDVHVNPSPAVEENVSANPAAGEAAQDADSDMSIVDGGGGGDSSSENGMDERSSNSSENGLDDSDADRLFDDYIQNREQQQSTEAEIYNTELPTEHAYLGKLERVEGVDYLEPGKTYCLPVYSHHSIVFPGEIVPMILNAASLNYDDQSDGVKFGLLFRTTFPDNYIYGVTCQVFERGERDLNGSIILKTVAQQRFHVVRQVPNRRAEIKILPEIILPDPLLSSCSNLMKRYAVSNSKTYSQRFKSFVSHAMTWPKFVYDFYGTEDVLTKVDRYLAFLKITSVPSDPVKLSFWLARNIPIDERDRKLIYQADAVISRMLVINKSLDHMCYFMCKRCENEIGSYNDIFAMNKQGVQTSYCNPSGYVHETLTIYKTKENSTFTVDRPSTEFSWFPGYSWQITLCANCRQHLGWKFVATRNNYLPKSFYGLSGNNIKVKSVNESSASRSNDNDIETDHNDIDSEEREDRQQMQAQHQRRIQLRRQRRRQLLAAQGGLGGGGLLTDDDDDSDGDIVYQVIDFSRRVVNANADAAVQADAPVLMLERIDDEETEEGADNDDGDVDDGQDEERFQDARE